One stretch of Cryptosporangium aurantiacum DNA includes these proteins:
- a CDS encoding monooxygenase, protein MTLVAAFAAVAACGSDADNGASPPAAGPHSTHTGVSSAPPQPLRAGERFLDLTMAEAYTPTPPEGGTDEYRCQMIDPGLTKAAFLTGTQFAPENVAIAHHAIVYAVPPAGAAAVREQDAKTPGLGWQCFGGTGVAGAEVEEGDAAWVDTWAPGATETLLDQDAGYKLEPGSLLVLQIHYNLLATDGKPVGSDRSAVRLRLTDGTPQTRELETWSVDAPTDLPCAADESGPLCDRAASIADVTKRFGPDVGEMADRQVEECSGGTPKPGNTQTCDHPVEEPMTLFAGFGHMHMLGRALKVELNPGTPKAKVVLDVPQFDFDNQRLMTLPSPVEVGPGDTLRVTCTHDAGLRKQLPQLKKLPPRYVVWGDGTSDEMCTGIMTVSPRKS, encoded by the coding sequence ATGACGCTGGTGGCGGCATTCGCTGCCGTCGCCGCGTGCGGGTCGGACGCCGACAACGGTGCGTCGCCCCCGGCGGCCGGCCCGCACAGCACGCACACGGGCGTGTCGTCGGCTCCACCGCAGCCGCTGCGCGCCGGCGAGCGGTTCCTGGACCTGACGATGGCCGAGGCCTACACGCCCACGCCGCCGGAGGGCGGCACGGACGAGTACCGGTGCCAGATGATCGATCCGGGCCTGACCAAGGCGGCATTCCTGACCGGGACCCAATTCGCACCGGAGAACGTCGCCATCGCGCACCACGCCATCGTGTACGCGGTGCCGCCGGCCGGTGCTGCCGCGGTGCGCGAGCAGGACGCGAAGACCCCTGGTCTCGGCTGGCAGTGTTTCGGCGGGACCGGTGTGGCCGGCGCCGAGGTCGAAGAGGGAGATGCGGCGTGGGTGGACACTTGGGCGCCGGGCGCCACGGAGACGCTGCTCGACCAGGACGCCGGCTACAAGCTGGAGCCGGGCAGCCTGCTCGTCCTCCAGATCCACTACAACCTGCTCGCGACCGACGGCAAGCCGGTCGGGTCGGACCGCTCCGCGGTGCGGCTGCGGCTGACGGACGGCACGCCGCAGACCCGGGAACTCGAAACCTGGTCGGTCGACGCGCCGACCGACCTGCCCTGCGCCGCCGACGAGTCGGGTCCGCTCTGTGATCGGGCGGCCTCGATCGCCGACGTGACGAAGCGGTTCGGGCCGGACGTCGGCGAAATGGCGGACCGTCAGGTGGAGGAGTGCAGCGGGGGCACGCCGAAGCCCGGTAACACCCAGACCTGCGACCACCCGGTGGAGGAGCCGATGACGCTGTTCGCCGGTTTCGGCCACATGCACATGCTCGGGCGGGCCTTGAAGGTCGAACTCAACCCAGGCACCCCGAAGGCCAAGGTCGTGCTGGACGTGCCGCAGTTCGACTTCGACAACCAGCGGCTGATGACGCTGCCGTCGCCGGTGGAGGTCGGTCCGGGGGACACGCTGCGGGTCACGTGTACGCACGACGCAGGGCTGCGCAAACAGCTGCCGCAGCTGAAGAAGCTGCCGCCGCGCTACGTGGTCTGGGGCGACGGCACCAGCGACGAGATGTGCACGGGCATCATGACGGTCTCCCCCCGCAAGTCCTGA
- a CDS encoding amidohydrolase family protein: MPDARRVHDCLINVHFGDEQQAEYMHRVKNEYFKRADSIFDPWDMASVLDEMDANGVERAVLTADVRKPGGSPYKFVEARPDRFSLALGGLDLLKPMPTLRTLQSMVADYPVTSANVGPAFWGDGRYNPEDAVYFPLYTKCAELELPLCMNTGLPGPPIPGEAQNPIYLDRVCVRFPELKLCMIHGADPWWDTAIRLLGKYPNLRLMTSAWAPKYLPESLLHFMRTRGKTKVIFASDAPVLSITRTVGEATKLYLPPEVMDNYLYGNAEAFFFQKVGGSA; encoded by the coding sequence ATGCCCGACGCTCGCCGGGTCCACGACTGCCTCATCAACGTCCACTTCGGTGATGAGCAGCAGGCCGAGTACATGCACCGCGTGAAGAACGAGTACTTCAAGCGAGCCGACTCCATTTTCGACCCCTGGGACATGGCGTCCGTCCTCGACGAGATGGACGCCAACGGCGTGGAGCGGGCGGTGCTCACCGCCGACGTCCGCAAGCCGGGTGGGTCGCCGTACAAGTTCGTCGAAGCCCGCCCGGACCGGTTCTCGCTCGCGCTGGGCGGTCTGGACCTGCTCAAACCGATGCCGACGCTGCGCACGCTGCAGTCGATGGTCGCCGACTACCCGGTGACCTCGGCCAACGTCGGACCGGCGTTCTGGGGCGACGGCCGGTACAACCCTGAAGACGCCGTGTACTTCCCGCTCTACACGAAGTGTGCCGAGCTGGAACTGCCGCTCTGCATGAACACCGGGCTCCCGGGCCCGCCGATCCCCGGCGAGGCGCAGAACCCGATCTACCTCGACCGCGTCTGCGTCCGCTTCCCGGAACTGAAGCTCTGCATGATCCACGGCGCCGACCCCTGGTGGGACACCGCGATCCGGCTGCTCGGCAAGTACCCCAACCTCCGTCTGATGACGTCGGCCTGGGCACCCAAGTACCTGCCCGAAAGCCTGCTGCACTTCATGCGGACCCGCGGCAAGACCAAGGTCATCTTCGCGTCGGACGCACCGGTGCTTTCGATCACCCGGACCGTCGGCGAGGCGACGAAGCTCTACCTACCGCCTGAGGTCATGGACAACTACCTCTACGGCAACGCCGAGGCGTTCTTCTTCCAGAAGGTAGGGGGCAGCGCATGA
- a CDS encoding TetR/AcrR family transcriptional regulator gives MADRAGWNGDVIPLRSGTGGGVPLEGAIRDRLLDATDRLVQQIGAGKTSMADVARGAGVSRGTLYRYFESREVLLDALSNRGADRFFAEAAALMEPQPTLSARLGALSELMVRAIHPDVDDPEANRVAMVRMLATQGAHALVRTARLLRPFLESARRNGEVRSDLDVADASEWLARIILSFTVFQASIAYAADDPASVASFVQRYAIDGLT, from the coding sequence ATGGCCGACCGCGCCGGCTGGAACGGCGATGTGATTCCGCTGCGCAGTGGGACCGGTGGTGGCGTGCCACTGGAGGGGGCGATCCGCGATCGACTGCTCGACGCGACCGACCGGCTCGTGCAGCAGATCGGTGCGGGCAAAACGAGCATGGCGGACGTCGCGCGAGGGGCGGGGGTCTCGCGCGGCACCCTCTATCGGTACTTCGAATCGAGAGAAGTCCTGCTCGACGCGTTGTCCAACCGCGGCGCGGACCGGTTCTTCGCCGAGGCTGCGGCCCTCATGGAGCCGCAGCCGACGCTCTCCGCCCGGCTCGGCGCATTGTCTGAGCTCATGGTGAGGGCGATCCATCCGGACGTCGACGATCCGGAGGCCAATCGGGTGGCCATGGTTCGCATGCTCGCCACCCAGGGCGCGCATGCGCTGGTGCGGACGGCGCGGCTTCTGCGCCCGTTCCTGGAGAGCGCGCGCCGGAACGGCGAGGTGCGGTCCGATCTCGACGTTGCGGATGCCAGCGAGTGGCTGGCCCGGATCATCCTTTCCTTCACGGTCTTCCAGGCTTCGATCGCGTATGCGGCGGACGATCCGGCGTCGGTTGCCTCGTTCGTGCAGCGGTACGCGATCGACGGCCTCACCTAG
- a CDS encoding acyl-CoA dehydrogenase family protein, which produces MTVDLIPAPTEEQTMVLDATVRFIQNEFPLSRVRERVDGREGVDSGYRKGAAGLGWFGLLADEAHGGGSASDNGLVDAAMIAAERGAVLQPGPYVGHSVVVHALSTAGGDPRLADLLQGNAWATWIPGGVELRGQALHGVVGAAAEIDDCAWLLVTARSPEGPTQLLVPTDAPGMTVHPLHGLDLTRRWFRVEFDGVIPAADPVIGGPGPETARAVARQEQIAAVLSAAEAVGAMHANFALALEYAKSRIAFGRPIGSFQAIKHLLADTSLWLEMSKAIVVAAAEAGEGPLAHAAKSFVGERSAELTQNCFQVFGGIGYTWEHDQHLYLRRLAAERVAFGSPSWHREQLLKLGNL; this is translated from the coding sequence ATGACCGTCGATCTGATCCCGGCTCCCACCGAGGAGCAGACGATGGTGCTCGACGCCACCGTCCGGTTCATCCAGAACGAGTTTCCGCTCAGCAGGGTCCGGGAGCGGGTCGACGGCCGGGAGGGCGTCGACAGCGGATACCGGAAAGGGGCGGCCGGGCTCGGCTGGTTCGGCCTGCTCGCCGACGAAGCGCACGGCGGCGGCAGCGCGTCGGACAACGGTCTGGTCGACGCCGCGATGATCGCCGCGGAACGCGGTGCGGTCCTCCAGCCGGGGCCGTACGTGGGACACAGCGTGGTCGTCCACGCACTGTCCACCGCGGGCGGTGACCCGCGGCTCGCGGACCTCCTGCAGGGCAATGCGTGGGCGACGTGGATTCCCGGCGGCGTCGAACTACGGGGGCAGGCGCTGCACGGCGTCGTCGGGGCGGCGGCCGAGATCGATGACTGCGCCTGGCTGCTGGTCACTGCCCGATCACCGGAGGGGCCCACTCAGCTGCTCGTACCGACCGACGCGCCCGGGATGACGGTCCACCCCCTCCACGGTCTGGATCTGACGCGTCGCTGGTTCCGCGTCGAGTTCGACGGAGTGATACCGGCCGCGGACCCGGTCATCGGCGGTCCCGGTCCGGAGACCGCACGGGCTGTCGCGCGGCAGGAGCAAATTGCCGCTGTGCTCTCGGCTGCCGAAGCCGTCGGCGCGATGCACGCGAATTTCGCGCTCGCCCTGGAGTACGCGAAGTCGCGCATCGCGTTCGGACGGCCCATCGGGTCGTTCCAGGCGATAAAGCATCTGCTAGCCGATACCAGCCTGTGGCTCGAGATGTCGAAGGCGATCGTGGTGGCCGCGGCGGAGGCAGGCGAGGGCCCCTTGGCCCACGCCGCGAAGTCGTTCGTCGGCGAACGTAGCGCCGAGCTGACGCAGAACTGCTTCCAGGTCTTCGGCGGGATCGGCTACACCTGGGAGCACGATCAGCATCTCTACCTGCGTCGGCTCGCCGCCGAGCGGGTCGCGTTCGGCTCACCGTCCTGGCACCGCGAACAACTGCTGAAGCTGGGGAACCTATGA
- a CDS encoding response regulator, whose product MISVLVADAQPLQRFGFRMLLEHTPDTEIVGEAENGAEAVRRITELRPDVVLMDIRMPGVDGIEATRRIVATGGRSRVLVLTTFDSDRYAFAALRAGASGFLLKDIRPEELLAGIRAVAAGDAVIAPALTRRLLDAFADQLEDDLCGPVREDPRLDFLTDREREVLVAIGHGLTNGEIAQRFTLSESTVKTHVGRVLAKIGARDRIQAVILAYNLRLTRPV is encoded by the coding sequence ATGATCTCTGTGCTCGTGGCGGACGCCCAGCCGCTGCAGCGCTTCGGCTTCCGCATGCTGCTGGAGCACACCCCCGACACCGAGATCGTCGGCGAGGCCGAGAACGGCGCCGAGGCCGTTCGGCGGATCACCGAACTGCGTCCCGACGTGGTGCTGATGGACATCCGCATGCCGGGCGTCGACGGGATCGAAGCCACCCGGCGCATCGTCGCCACCGGTGGGCGTTCGCGGGTGCTGGTGCTGACCACGTTCGACTCGGATCGGTACGCGTTCGCCGCGCTGCGGGCCGGGGCGAGCGGTTTCCTGCTCAAGGACATCCGCCCGGAGGAACTGCTCGCCGGGATCCGGGCCGTCGCCGCCGGGGACGCGGTGATCGCGCCGGCGCTGACTCGGCGGCTGCTCGACGCGTTCGCCGACCAGCTCGAGGATGACCTCTGCGGGCCCGTGCGGGAGGATCCCCGGCTGGACTTCCTCACCGACCGTGAGCGCGAGGTCCTCGTCGCCATCGGCCACGGCCTCACCAACGGCGAGATCGCGCAACGGTTCACGCTGTCGGAGTCGACGGTGAAGACCCACGTCGGGCGGGTCCTCGCCAAGATCGGCGCACGGGACCGGATCCAGGCCGTCATCCTCGCCTACAACCTGAGACTCACCCGGCCGGTTTAG
- a CDS encoding acyl-CoA dehydrogenase family protein: MSEDLDAYRARAREWIAANLERRAPSGRNPMFGSDHRTDAYIAQQRALQRRLWEAGYAGITWPTEYGGQGLGPEYQRAFDEEAKGYARPDFGVIGGTTFGVCATTMLAHGSPEFLERHIPRVLAGDELIAQFFSDPEAGSDLAGVRTQAVKDGERWILNGSKIWSSGAYHADYGLCLARTNWDAPKHRGLTWFAVPTNANGVTVQRIKQINGDAEFCQEFFDDVELTDDDVVGQVDDGWTVTQTMLFFERGGGGGSATPPAKPSVIAPDLVDLATAAGRLGDPHARDLLAKAHVDDLVRAAMARRVGALMATDPARGANIASYGKLMSGVFDPRRAAFAMEIATDHAVVWDSTDSPAADAATGLLNGRFMAIAGGTCEMQRNSIGERVLGLPREPSFDSRKPFRDVLRDAQNWSGRVG; the protein is encoded by the coding sequence ATGAGCGAGGACCTGGATGCCTACCGGGCACGAGCCCGGGAGTGGATCGCCGCCAACCTGGAACGCCGCGCGCCCAGCGGCCGTAACCCGATGTTCGGAAGTGATCACCGCACCGACGCGTACATCGCGCAGCAGCGCGCCCTGCAGCGGCGCCTGTGGGAAGCCGGCTACGCCGGCATCACCTGGCCGACGGAGTACGGCGGGCAAGGGCTGGGGCCGGAGTACCAGCGCGCCTTCGACGAAGAAGCCAAGGGCTACGCTCGCCCCGATTTCGGCGTCATCGGCGGCACCACGTTCGGCGTCTGCGCGACGACCATGCTCGCCCACGGATCACCGGAATTCCTCGAGCGTCACATTCCCCGGGTGCTGGCCGGCGACGAACTCATCGCGCAGTTCTTCTCCGACCCAGAAGCCGGTTCCGATCTCGCCGGCGTGCGCACTCAAGCGGTGAAGGACGGGGAGCGCTGGATCCTCAACGGCTCGAAGATCTGGAGCAGCGGCGCCTACCACGCCGACTACGGCCTCTGCCTGGCCCGTACCAACTGGGACGCACCGAAACACCGCGGCCTGACCTGGTTCGCAGTACCCACGAACGCCAACGGTGTCACCGTCCAGCGGATCAAGCAGATCAACGGCGACGCCGAGTTCTGCCAAGAGTTCTTCGACGACGTCGAACTGACCGATGACGACGTCGTCGGGCAGGTCGACGACGGCTGGACCGTCACGCAAACGATGCTGTTCTTCGAGCGCGGCGGCGGCGGTGGGTCCGCGACGCCGCCCGCGAAGCCCAGCGTGATCGCGCCCGACCTGGTGGACCTCGCCACGGCAGCCGGCCGTCTCGGCGATCCACACGCTCGCGATCTCCTCGCCAAGGCTCACGTCGACGACCTGGTTCGCGCGGCCATGGCGCGCCGGGTGGGCGCGCTCATGGCAACAGATCCCGCCCGGGGCGCCAACATCGCCTCGTACGGCAAGCTCATGTCCGGCGTCTTCGATCCGCGCCGGGCCGCGTTCGCGATGGAGATCGCCACCGACCACGCAGTCGTCTGGGACAGCACCGACTCACCCGCCGCCGATGCCGCCACTGGGCTGCTGAACGGCAGGTTCATGGCGATCGCGGGCGGAACCTGCGAGATGCAACGCAACTCGATCGGCGAACGCGTGCTCGGACTGCCCCGCGAGCCGTCGTTCGACTCCCGCAAGCCATTCCGCGACGTCCTCCGGGACGCCCAGAACTGGTCCGGCCGGGTCGGCTGA
- a CDS encoding amidohydrolase family protein — MTLTASEQTTSTVVYDRPFDSDNHYYETLDAFTRHLDPKYKDRGIRVIQRGKRTELLAGSELFEFVPNPTFDPVIVPGCQDLLFRGQIPEGVSPRDLMKVEPLNPAYRDHDVRLRMIEEQGLSGILMLPTLACGVEEALKKDIPALMASASAFNRWLDEDWGFAYQGRIFSAPMLSFADPDAAVKELDWIIERRARVVYVRPAPIPAGYGRSKPFGAPEYDKVWAKLAEAGIAVAFHLSDSGYNTFAAAWGGPERFVPFRNPSPLASVLVSDRAIHDTIASVIIGGVLHRHPTLKIASIENGSDFIHLLIKRLRKQANQSPHMFHEDPADTIRKHLWVTPYYEEDIRKLADVIGVDRVLFGSDWPHGEGLETPTDFLKELHAFDEAEKDQIMRTNVLDLLGLEY, encoded by the coding sequence ATGACGTTGACGGCTTCGGAGCAGACGACCAGCACAGTGGTTTATGACCGCCCGTTCGACAGCGACAACCACTACTACGAGACGCTGGACGCGTTCACCCGGCACCTCGACCCGAAGTACAAGGATCGCGGGATCCGCGTGATCCAGCGCGGCAAGCGCACCGAGTTGCTGGCCGGTAGCGAGCTGTTCGAGTTCGTCCCGAACCCGACGTTCGACCCCGTCATCGTTCCCGGCTGCCAGGACCTGCTCTTCCGCGGCCAGATCCCGGAAGGTGTGAGCCCTCGCGACCTGATGAAGGTCGAGCCGCTGAACCCGGCCTACCGCGACCACGACGTACGGCTCAGGATGATCGAGGAGCAGGGGTTGTCCGGCATCCTCATGCTGCCGACACTCGCCTGCGGGGTCGAAGAGGCGCTGAAGAAGGACATCCCCGCACTGATGGCCAGCGCCAGTGCATTCAACCGCTGGCTCGACGAGGACTGGGGTTTCGCCTACCAGGGCCGGATCTTCTCCGCCCCGATGCTCTCGTTCGCCGACCCCGACGCGGCGGTCAAGGAGCTCGATTGGATCATCGAGCGGCGTGCACGCGTCGTCTACGTCCGCCCGGCCCCGATTCCGGCCGGGTACGGCCGCTCGAAGCCGTTCGGCGCGCCGGAGTACGACAAGGTGTGGGCGAAGCTGGCCGAGGCCGGCATCGCGGTCGCCTTCCACCTCAGCGACAGCGGCTACAACACGTTCGCCGCCGCCTGGGGCGGCCCCGAACGGTTCGTGCCGTTCAGGAACCCCAGCCCCCTAGCCAGCGTCCTCGTCTCCGACCGGGCCATCCACGACACGATCGCCAGCGTCATCATCGGCGGTGTCCTGCACCGGCACCCGACGCTGAAGATCGCCAGCATCGAGAACGGCTCGGACTTCATCCACCTGCTGATCAAGCGGCTGCGCAAGCAGGCCAACCAGAGCCCGCACATGTTCCACGAGGACCCCGCCGACACGATCCGCAAACACCTCTGGGTGACTCCGTACTACGAGGAGGACATCCGCAAGCTCGCCGACGTCATCGGCGTCGACAGGGTGCTGTTCGGCTCGGACTGGCCGCACGGCGAGGGGCTCGAGACCCCGACCGACTTCCTCAAGGAACTCCACGCCTTCGACGAGGCGGAGAAGGACCAGATCATGCGCACCAACGTCCTCGACCTGCTCGGCCTGGAGTACTGA
- a CDS encoding class I adenylate-forming enzyme family protein → MPLNESKPTADETVTTLLRQARQTLTAPGAPFEIMEEDVRGNPMPVFRHRIPSLRDLFQTSRRHDTRTYLVDGDVRLDFRTHAELVDALAAALQTEFRVRPGDRVALYAANRWEWIVSFWAITVAGALPTAFNGWWTVDEFTAAAHLVEPVLMIGDGPRLQRAAESGLALPMLRMDEDLPAVLDRHRRLSPAPTPVSEDDPAMLIFTSGTTGRAKAVTVPHRAVSGHLQLVGLAETAARVAFFGQPVPAADDPVPASDDVVLVTSPLFHVSMLYGAVFPALAKGSEMVLVPGRFDPERVLRVIEQERVTMWMALGSAAPRLCASPALGRSDTSSVRVLGVGGAPVSPAVQRSLRDAFPSASHALGMGYTSTEAGATVASINGPEYAAHPTSTGRVFPTTTVELRDPLGAPVPEGELGEVHVRSPYLMLGYWNDPAASAAVLKPGGWLAMGDMARLRSGLLYIDSRARDMILVSAENVSPTEVEYRLDEHPDVLEAAVFAVDDDVTGDAVCAVVVTEPASSVGTAELTEWCRSGLAHYKVPTQWHLTSEPLPRTASGKLVKSVLRDQVTDTTIDS, encoded by the coding sequence ATGCCCCTGAACGAATCGAAACCCACAGCCGACGAAACGGTTACCACCCTGCTACGGCAGGCCCGTCAGACGCTCACCGCGCCCGGTGCCCCGTTCGAGATCATGGAAGAGGACGTCCGAGGGAACCCGATGCCGGTGTTCCGCCATCGCATTCCCTCGCTGCGCGACCTATTCCAGACCTCGCGACGCCACGACACCCGCACGTACCTCGTCGATGGCGACGTACGACTCGACTTCCGGACGCACGCGGAGCTGGTCGACGCGCTCGCTGCCGCCCTGCAGACCGAGTTCCGCGTACGGCCCGGAGACCGAGTCGCGCTCTACGCCGCCAACCGCTGGGAGTGGATCGTCTCCTTCTGGGCGATCACCGTCGCGGGCGCACTTCCGACCGCCTTCAACGGATGGTGGACGGTCGACGAGTTCACCGCGGCCGCCCACCTGGTGGAGCCGGTCCTAATGATCGGCGACGGACCTCGTCTCCAACGCGCCGCCGAGTCAGGGCTGGCGCTCCCCATGCTCCGAATGGACGAGGACCTCCCGGCCGTGCTGGATCGGCACCGCCGGCTCAGTCCCGCGCCGACGCCGGTCAGCGAAGACGACCCGGCGATGTTGATCTTCACCAGCGGCACGACCGGCCGGGCGAAAGCGGTCACCGTGCCCCACCGGGCGGTGTCCGGACACCTCCAGCTGGTCGGCCTCGCCGAGACCGCGGCCCGGGTCGCGTTCTTCGGGCAGCCGGTGCCGGCCGCCGACGACCCGGTTCCCGCGAGCGACGACGTCGTCTTGGTGACATCCCCGCTGTTCCACGTCTCGATGTTGTACGGCGCGGTCTTCCCCGCGCTGGCCAAGGGATCCGAGATGGTCCTCGTCCCCGGCCGCTTCGACCCGGAACGCGTCCTCCGCGTGATCGAGCAGGAGCGGGTGACCATGTGGATGGCGCTCGGCAGCGCCGCCCCGCGCCTGTGCGCGTCTCCCGCTCTCGGACGCTCCGACACCAGCAGCGTCCGCGTACTCGGAGTCGGCGGCGCCCCGGTCAGCCCGGCGGTGCAACGCAGCCTGCGGGACGCGTTCCCCAGTGCGTCCCACGCACTGGGCATGGGGTACACCAGCACCGAGGCCGGCGCCACGGTCGCGAGCATCAATGGGCCGGAGTACGCCGCTCATCCCACCTCGACCGGCCGGGTCTTCCCCACCACAACGGTCGAGCTGAGGGATCCCCTCGGCGCACCCGTACCGGAGGGTGAGCTCGGCGAGGTCCACGTCCGCAGCCCGTACCTGATGCTCGGCTACTGGAACGACCCGGCTGCCTCCGCCGCAGTGCTCAAGCCCGGAGGCTGGCTGGCGATGGGCGACATGGCGCGCCTCCGGAGCGGTCTGCTCTACATCGACTCCCGCGCCAGGGACATGATCCTCGTCAGTGCCGAGAACGTGTCCCCCACCGAGGTCGAGTACCGGTTGGACGAGCATCCGGACGTGCTGGAAGCCGCCGTCTTCGCGGTCGACGACGACGTCACCGGCGACGCGGTGTGCGCCGTCGTGGTCACCGAGCCGGCGAGCTCTGTGGGTACCGCAGAGCTGACCGAGTGGTGCCGCAGCGGCCTGGCCCACTACAAGGTGCCGACGCAATGGCACCTCACGTCGGAGCCACTGCCACGGACCGCGAGCGGGAAACTCGTCAAAAGCGTCCTACGGGATCAGGTCACGGACACGACGATCGACAGCTGA
- a CDS encoding DUF6247 family protein — protein MPAASPNPIRAALLPEEAGDFDREYRQAMNEAVETLELTGVLALLRRWQRVAWSSRDERAHRRMLERAEQLSAGETVATEPWPVTRARLGR, from the coding sequence ATGCCCGCCGCCAGCCCGAACCCGATCCGGGCCGCGTTGCTTCCAGAGGAAGCCGGTGACTTCGACCGGGAGTACCGCCAGGCGATGAACGAGGCAGTCGAGACCCTGGAGCTCACCGGCGTCCTGGCGCTACTTCGCCGCTGGCAGCGGGTCGCGTGGTCCTCCCGCGACGAACGCGCCCATCGACGGATGCTCGAACGCGCCGAGCAACTGTCAGCCGGTGAGACAGTGGCGACTGAGCCGTGGCCGGTGACCCGCGCGAGGCTCGGCCGGTAG
- a CDS encoding FAD-dependent oxidoreductase translates to MDVLVVGGGIGGLALAHGLLIDGHRVTVLERGDGPATGGAAVSIFSNGAAALAGLGVDVSDLGSEFEVLRTTSASGRPIMEVDLAPMRARTGFGVRAIARADLIGRLTDGLPAEVIRYGARVESARVDGPPAAVLTDGEAVRADVIVGADGYRSVVRRSVLGPPEAKPVGWDTWQGLTRILPGFAAGRIGRIVVGRAGMVGLLPAGEGRCQWWFDVRVGDLAPGTGVATQLRKYSPPTPSQFRSSWTGSGTRTSAATHTCCTRYPGAGAPARSRC, encoded by the coding sequence ATGGACGTGCTCGTCGTCGGCGGCGGAATCGGCGGGCTGGCACTGGCTCACGGCCTGCTCATCGACGGTCATCGAGTCACCGTGCTCGAGCGCGGTGACGGCCCGGCAACGGGCGGCGCGGCGGTCAGCATCTTCAGCAACGGGGCGGCGGCGCTGGCCGGGCTGGGCGTGGACGTCTCCGACCTCGGTAGCGAGTTCGAAGTGCTGCGCACGACGAGCGCCTCCGGCCGCCCGATCATGGAGGTGGACCTGGCACCGATGCGCGCACGTACAGGCTTCGGAGTCCGCGCGATCGCCCGGGCCGATCTGATCGGCCGGTTGACCGATGGACTGCCGGCGGAGGTGATCCGCTACGGCGCTCGGGTCGAGTCGGCACGGGTCGACGGGCCGCCCGCGGCCGTGCTGACCGATGGCGAGGCCGTGCGGGCCGATGTCATCGTCGGCGCGGACGGATACCGTTCGGTCGTCCGGCGGAGCGTGCTCGGGCCGCCGGAAGCCAAGCCAGTCGGCTGGGACACCTGGCAGGGCCTCACCCGTATTCTGCCCGGCTTCGCCGCTGGCCGGATCGGACGCATCGTCGTGGGCAGAGCCGGGATGGTCGGCTTGCTGCCTGCCGGTGAGGGGCGATGCCAGTGGTGGTTCGACGTGCGAGTCGGCGACCTCGCACCGGGAACCGGCGTCGCCACCCAGTTACGGAAGTATTCGCCGCCTACACCGAGCCAGTTCCGGAGCTCCTGGACGGGATCCGGGACGCGGACATCGGCCGCTACCCACACCTGCTGCACGAGGTACCCCGGCGCTGGGGCACCGGCACGGTCACGCTGCTAG
- a CDS encoding enoyl-CoA hydratase/isomerase family protein: MSELMVERSDGLVTVTFNRPQKKNAINAEIWNALDDVLTEVQYEPADRALLLTGSGGNFSAGADLGGSPSGTGLTGRPLQAIVHEMRAAGEIIHRLQRLPKPTIAAVDGVAVGVALGLALACDLIVASDRARFAEVFVKRGLALDGGTSWTLPRQIGLRRAKQLAFFGDFLDARQAEQWGLVNNVVPADDLAKTAQDWGRRLAAGPTTALSLIKRLLDAEGSFEQALENEARAQHIAYTTDDMKEGIQAFLERRDPNFTGA; encoded by the coding sequence ATGAGCGAACTCATGGTCGAACGTTCCGACGGGCTGGTCACGGTCACGTTCAACCGGCCGCAGAAGAAGAACGCGATCAACGCCGAGATCTGGAACGCCCTCGACGACGTCCTGACCGAGGTCCAGTACGAGCCGGCCGACCGCGCGCTGCTCCTCACCGGCTCCGGCGGGAACTTCTCGGCCGGCGCGGACCTGGGCGGCAGCCCGAGCGGCACCGGGCTGACCGGCCGCCCGCTCCAGGCGATCGTGCACGAGATGCGCGCCGCCGGCGAGATCATCCATCGCCTGCAGCGTCTGCCGAAGCCGACGATCGCCGCGGTGGACGGCGTCGCGGTTGGGGTGGCCCTGGGCCTCGCGCTGGCCTGCGACCTGATCGTCGCGTCCGACCGGGCCCGCTTCGCCGAGGTCTTCGTCAAACGCGGGCTCGCGCTCGACGGCGGAACGTCGTGGACGCTCCCCCGCCAGATCGGCCTGCGGCGCGCGAAGCAATTGGCGTTCTTCGGGGACTTCCTCGACGCCCGGCAGGCGGAGCAGTGGGGATTGGTCAACAACGTCGTTCCGGCCGACGATCTGGCGAAGACCGCACAGGACTGGGGCCGACGGCTCGCGGCCGGGCCGACCACCGCGCTGAGCCTGATCAAACGCCTGCTGGATGCCGAAGGGAGCTTCGAGCAGGCCCTCGAGAACGAGGCGCGGGCCCAGCACATCGCGTACACCACCGACGACATGAAGGAAGGCATCCAGGCCTTCCTGGAACGTCGCGACCCGAACTTCACCGGTGCGTGA